DNA sequence from the Streptomyces canus genome:
AGTCCGCCGGCCCGGTAGACGAGGTCCTGCGCGGCGAGCGAGGAGTGCCCGGCACCGAAGGCGAAGAGGCGGCCACCGGCGGCGACGGTGTCGGCGAGCAGCTCGCCGGCCGTCGCGACGGACTCGGCCTCCTCGTCCCGGACTCGTTGCAGCAGCTCGATGGCGGCGTCGAAGAACTGCCCGGACAGCTTGCCGTCAGCGCTCTCGGAGCCCGTCTCGCCCATGCGTCGTCCAACCCTTCGTCGCCGTGTCGCGGATCACCGTGCGGTCTGGACCAGTGGGATGTCAATACGGCCGCACGCCTGGTCGTAACCGCTTGGTTTCAACGGCGCGGCACGCTTGTCAGTGGTATCCGGCAGAATTGGTGCCAGGGCCAGCGCACGCGCCGGGAAGCTGTCGTGCTTCCGGCAATCTCATCAAGGGGCACGTATGTCCGGACTGATCGACACCACGGAGATGTATCTCCGCACCATCCTCGAGCTGGAGGAGGAAGGTGTGGTCCCCATGCGCGCCCGGATCGCCGAGCGGCTCGACCAGAGCGGGCCGACGGTCAGCCAGACCGTGGCGAGGATGGAGCGGGACGGGCTGGTGTCGGTCGCCAGTGACCGGCATCTGGAGCTGACGGACGAGGGCCGGCGGCTGGCCACGCGCGTGATGCGCAAGCACCGGCTCGCGGAGTGTCTGCTGGTCGACGTGATCGGTCTGGAGTGGGAGCAGGTCCACGCGGAGGCGTGTCGCTGGGAGCATGTGATGAGTGAGGCGGTGGAGCGCCGGGTGCTGGAGCTGCTGCGTCACCCCACCGAGTCGCCGTACGGCAATCCGATCCCGGGTCTGGAGGAGCTGGGCGAGAAGGACGGTGCCGATCCGTTCCTGGACGAGGGCATGGTGTCGCTGGCCGAGCTGGACCCGGGTCTCGACGGCAAGACGGTCGTCGTACGGCGTATCGGCGAGCCGATCCAGACGGACGCGCAGCTGATGTACACGCTGCGTCGGGCGGGTGTGCAGCCCGGTTCGGTGGTGAGCGTGACGGAGTCGGCGGGCGGGGTGCTGGTGGG
Encoded proteins:
- a CDS encoding metal-dependent transcriptional regulator, whose protein sequence is MSGLIDTTEMYLRTILELEEEGVVPMRARIAERLDQSGPTVSQTVARMERDGLVSVASDRHLELTDEGRRLATRVMRKHRLAECLLVDVIGLEWEQVHAEACRWEHVMSEAVERRVLELLRHPTESPYGNPIPGLEELGEKDGADPFLDEGMVSLAELDPGLDGKTVVVRRIGEPIQTDAQLMYTLRRAGVQPGSVVSVTESAGGVLVGSGGEAAELESDVASHVFVAKR